The genomic segment AATGTTGGCGCTTTAGGCGATCTGGAGCCGCCCCGGGAAGCGCGCCCAACGCTGCTGATTGCCTTGATAGAACGTTGTGGCCGCGCGTCGATATGGTTTCTGCTTCAGGCCCGCGATCTGATCAATTTCATGGGGATGACGGTCATCGCGATGACTCGGGCGATACTGCGGCCCCGCCGGCTGCGTTTCGCGGCCATCTTCACTCACATGGAACGCACCGGTTTTGACGCTTTGCCGATCGTCGGCCTGCTATCCTTCCTAATCGGTGTCGTACTGGCCTACCAGGGCGCAGACCAACTGCGCCGTTTCGGGGCTGAGATTTTCACCGTCAATCTGGTTGGCATCGGCGTCCTTCGCGAGATGGGCATATTGATCACCGCCATCATCGTCGCGGGGCGGTCCGGATCCGCCTTTACGGCTCAGATCGGCACCATGCAAGTGAACGAGGAGATCGATGCCCTTGAAACAATCGGCCTGGACCCGGTGGACGTGCTGGTCCTGCCCCGCGTAATTGCCCTTATCCTGGTCTTGCCGTTGCTGACTTTCTACGCCGATATCATGGGTGTGCTGGGTGGCGCGGTGATGTCCATGATCGCCTTGGATATTACGCCTTCGCAGTTTATCACGCAGTTCCACGGCGCCGTGCCCATCGACAATTTTTTCGTCGGTATCGGCAAAGCGCCGATCTTTGCTTTTGTGATTGCCCTGGTCGGCTGTTTCCAGGGAATGCGGGTTTCCCGCAGCGCCGAATCGGTGGGCCAACAAACCACACGAGCGGTTGTGCAATCGATTTTCATCGTGATCGTTCTGGACGCCATCTTCTCCATCTTCTTTTCCATCGTCGGGATCTAGTGCCATGCCGGAAACCGCAAAAAGCGCTATCGAGGTCAAAGGCTTGGTTACCCGCTTCGGTAGGAATGTCATCCATGATGGTGTCGACCTAACTGTGCGGCGCGGCGAGATTCTGGCGCTGGTCGGCGGCTCAGGTACTGGAAAATCGGTGTTGCTGCGCAACATTATCGGCCTGATGACCCCCGCCGCGGGAGAGGTCGAGGTTCTGGGGCGGGACATGACGGGCATGACGCCGGTCGAACGCCACAGCTTCAAGCGCCACTGGGGGATGCTGTTTCAAGACGGCGCGCTGTTTTCGTCGCTGACGGTCGCGCAGAACATCGAAGTACCGCTGCGCGAGCACCTGCGTCTGAAACCGGCGTTGCGCCGGGAGATAGCCTTGTTGAAGATCGCCATGACGGGGCTGCCGCCGGGCGCTGCCGACAAGTACCCCTCCGAACTATCCGGCGGCATGCGAAAACGCGCCGGTCTTGCGCGGGCCTTGGCCTTGGACCCGGACATCTTGCTTCTGGATGAGCCGACAGCAGGCCTGGATCCTATCGGTGCGAGCAATTTCGATACGCTGCTGCGCACGTTGCAAGGCGCGCTCGGCCTGACGGTCATCATGGTTACCCATGATCTGGATTCCCTGGTCGCCGTTGCCGATCGCATTGCCGTGCTTGTCGACAAGCGTGTTAAGGTGGACACGTTGGATCGATTGCGGCGCGACCCGCATCCCTGGATTCAGGAATACTTCAACGGGCCGCGCGCACGCGCCGCCATGGGAGAGGGCTAGGCCAGGAATTATGGAAACCCGTGCGAACTATCTTCTGGTCGGGTTGTTCGTGATCTCGCTGTTCGTCGGCGGGATCGGCTTTGTCGTCTGGCTCGCCAAGGTCAATGTCGATGCCAGCATCACCTCCTATGAGATTCACTTCGAGGATAGCGTATCGGGCTTGCGTGAAGGCGCCAGTGTCAGCTATCGCGGCATCAACGTCGGCGAAGTTAAGGCCATTCGCATAGATCCCGAAAACCTTGAACGGATTGTTGTCACGATCGAGGTGCGCGCTGACACACCGATCCGCAGCGATACCGTTGCGACATTGGCGATTCAGGGTTTGGCGGGCGGTAGTTATGTGTTGCTTTCCGGCGGCAGTCAGTCGGCGGCGCCCCTGGTCCCGCAGCCGGGACAGAGGGCGGCCGTAATCGCCTCAAAAGCTTCCGGCCTGCAGGAGCTGTTGGATAGCGCGCCGTCGGTTCTTTCCGAGGCCAATCTAGTCCTCAAACGCGCCAATGACCTCCTGCGGCCCGAAAACCGTAAGGAGTTTGAACAGGCGCTCATCAACTTGTCGCAGCTGCTCGCAACACTTAAGGAGGGAGCAACCGGTTTGCCGGAGTTGATGGATACATCGCGCGTGACCATCGAGGAGATCGGTCGAACCGCAAAGACTGTCGGCACGACCACACAATCCTTTCAGGAACTGATAGCTGGTTTCGAGAGCGAGTCGAAACAGCTGGCGAGTCAAGCCGGCGCAACGCTCAAGGCCTTCGAGGACACCGCCCGCTCGGTCGAGGGAAGCGCGGACAACCTCGGGGGCGATCTGCGCGGTAGCCTGCAGGCGATCCGTGCTTCGGCGGAGCGCTTCGAGGTGCTGGGTGGTACAATGAACAAGATTCTGGAGGAGAACCGGGGGCAACTCGCGGAATTCACCTCCAGCGGTCTTTTCGAGGTTGTCGCCTTTTTCAGTGAGGCTCGAGACCTCGTGACTAACGTGAACAGGTTGCTGGGGCAAATCGAACGCGATCCCGGCAACTTCATTTTTGGCAACCGCTCGGAGGGTTATGACGCTGGCACCCCGGATTGATCGAACGCGCCGCACCCTGGTCCAGGGGACAGGAGGCCTGGCGCTCACTTTAGCCCTGCCCATTCTCAGCGGTTGCGCGGGACTGGTAGGCCCGCGCGGCGAGCCGCCGCAACTCTATCGCCTGACGCCGAAATCAACCTTTCGCAAAGACTTGCCACAAGTGTCCTGGGCGCTGCTGATCGACAGGCCGACATCAGGGGCCGGTATCGACGTGCCACGCATCGCATTGATGCGCTCACCGGTCACGTTGGAGTACTACGCCAAGGCGGCCTGGACAGACCGCGCGACACGCATGGTGCAAGGGCTGATTTCGGAATCTTTCGAGAATACAAACGCCATCGGCGCGGTGGGGCCGGAGGCGCTGGGGCTGCGTGCGGACTTCCTTCTAAAGACCGAGCTGCGCGAGTTCCAAGTCGAGTATTTCGATGGTGGAGTGCCGATCGCGCATGTGCGCATCAACGCCAAGCTGGTGCGTGCCCTGGATCGACGAATTCTGCAGGGTCGCCTCTTCGGCGCCAAGGTAGCGGCGGCTGAAGATAAGATTGGAGCCATCATCGAGGCCTACGATGAAGCGCTCAATCAGGTCTTGAAGGAATTGGTGATCTGGACGTTGGAGACCGGCAACGCCGAGCAGCAACAAGGCTAGCGGCTACCAGCGCCAGAACCCACTATCCAGCAACACCAGTAAGGTGAATAGCTCCAGGCGGCCAAGTATCATTGCCCCGCTGAGGACCATTTTTTCAGCATCCCCAAGACCGGAGAAATTACCCGACGGGCCAATGATATCACCCAATCCCGGACCGACGTTCGATATCGCCTGAGCCGCCCCGCTGATCGCCGTCACGAGGTCGAGCCCCAAAGCTGTCAAAGCAAGCGTGACGCAAGCAAACGCGAGGCCGAAAAAAGCCAGGAAAGCGAGAACGGACTGCGGCACATCCTCAGGCACCGGGCGGCCGTTGTAGGTCATGCGCACCACCGCGTGTGGAGCATAAAGGCTCCGCAATTGGCGGCGCGCGACAAGCAAAAGGATTTGGAACCGAAAGATCTTGATCGCGCCGCTTGTCGAGCCGGTGCAACCACCGACAAAAGTCAGGAAAAAGAATATTCCCACGGCAAACGTCCCCCACAGGCTGTAGTCATCGCTAGCAAAACCGGTCGTCGTTACTATTGAGGCCACGTTGAAGAAGGCGTGCCGCATAGCCTCCGCCACAGGCATGGCGCGCGCCATTGAAAGCCAGACGCCAAGCGACAGGGCAACAAGCGCCACCAGCGACAAAAGCGTGATGATCTGGCTATCCTTCCAAAGCGCCGACCGGTCTCCCCGCAGGGCTTTCACGTAAGCCACGAAAGGTAATGCGCCTGCCAGCATGAAGACTGTGGCAATCCAGTGGATCGCAGGCTGTTGAAAGTGCGCCATAGACGCATCGTGCGTCGAGTATCCGCCCGTCGAGAGGGTTGTCATGGCATGGTTCAAGGCGTCGAACGCGTTCATACCGGCAACTCTGTAAGCAAGAAAACAGGCCAGGGTCAAAACGCCATAGATAGACACGATGAAACCGACCAACTCCGCCGGCCGTGCCACTATTTTCTCGGATCTGTCGGAGCTTTCCGCATGAAACAACTGCATCCCACCGACCCGCAGGAACGGCAGGATAATAATTGCCATGACGACGATCCCGACACCCCCCATCCACTGCAAAGCCGAGCGCCATAGAAGGATCCCCGGAGGCATTGCGTCCAAACCTACGAGAACCGTCGAGCCCGTGGTGGTGAGCCCGGAAGCCGCTTCAAAAAAAGCATCGGCAAGGTCGAGCCGGTCTGAAAAGAAAAGAAAGGGGAATGCCGCAAACAACGGCAGGACCAACCAGGAAAGAGTTGTCAGGAGGAAGGCTTCGCGCAGGCCAAGTGAGAAGCGCTCGCCTGGTCGGTTCGACAGCGCCAAAAGGCCGCCGACGAAGGTCGTGAAGGCACCGGCCAGCGCAAAGGAACTCCAGTCTGGATTATTGACCGTCAGGTCGGCTACAAGCGGCAACAGCATGGCCATTGCCAATGCCAGGAGCAGTATACCCAGCACGAAGAAGGTCGGTCTTAAGGATGGCATGGGTACCTAACCTTTGAACCCGTAAGCGCTTGCGCGCTCCGCTTTCAAACGGAACGCTGCGGAGAATGACGCCGCTCAGGGCT from the Limibacillus halophilus genome contains:
- a CDS encoding MlaD family protein; this encodes METRANYLLVGLFVISLFVGGIGFVVWLAKVNVDASITSYEIHFEDSVSGLREGASVSYRGINVGEVKAIRIDPENLERIVVTIEVRADTPIRSDTVATLAIQGLAGGSYVLLSGGSQSAAPLVPQPGQRAAVIASKASGLQELLDSAPSVLSEANLVLKRANDLLRPENRKEFEQALINLSQLLATLKEGATGLPELMDTSRVTIEEIGRTAKTVGTTTQSFQELIAGFESESKQLASQAGATLKAFEDTARSVEGSADNLGGDLRGSLQAIRASAERFEVLGGTMNKILEENRGQLAEFTSSGLFEVVAFFSEARDLVTNVNRLLGQIERDPGNFIFGNRSEGYDAGTPD
- a CDS encoding ABC transporter ATP-binding protein; this translates as MPETAKSAIEVKGLVTRFGRNVIHDGVDLTVRRGEILALVGGSGTGKSVLLRNIIGLMTPAAGEVEVLGRDMTGMTPVERHSFKRHWGMLFQDGALFSSLTVAQNIEVPLREHLRLKPALRREIALLKIAMTGLPPGAADKYPSELSGGMRKRAGLARALALDPDILLLDEPTAGLDPIGASNFDTLLRTLQGALGLTVIMVTHDLDSLVAVADRIAVLVDKRVKVDTLDRLRRDPHPWIQEYFNGPRARAAMGEG
- a CDS encoding ABC transporter permease, with the protein product MASWEGTPASVKLEHQQGAAPEAAILHCGGDWVTANLEQLAQQLTALKPESPLSLEVSLETVGRLDSAAAWQLCRHVARWQSEGVTVQFTGISDDKQALLDNVGALGDLEPPREARPTLLIALIERCGRASIWFLLQARDLINFMGMTVIAMTRAILRPRRLRFAAIFTHMERTGFDALPIVGLLSFLIGVVLAYQGADQLRRFGAEIFTVNLVGIGVLREMGILITAIIVAGRSGSAFTAQIGTMQVNEEIDALETIGLDPVDVLVLPRVIALILVLPLLTFYADIMGVLGGAVMSMIALDITPSQFITQFHGAVPIDNFFVGIGKAPIFAFVIALVGCFQGMRVSRSAESVGQQTTRAVVQSIFIVIVLDAIFSIFFSIVGI
- a CDS encoding TrkH family potassium uptake protein — protein: MPSLRPTFFVLGILLLALAMAMLLPLVADLTVNNPDWSSFALAGAFTTFVGGLLALSNRPGERFSLGLREAFLLTTLSWLVLPLFAAFPFLFFSDRLDLADAFFEAASGLTTTGSTVLVGLDAMPPGILLWRSALQWMGGVGIVVMAIIILPFLRVGGMQLFHAESSDRSEKIVARPAELVGFIVSIYGVLTLACFLAYRVAGMNAFDALNHAMTTLSTGGYSTHDASMAHFQQPAIHWIATVFMLAGALPFVAYVKALRGDRSALWKDSQIITLLSLVALVALSLGVWLSMARAMPVAEAMRHAFFNVASIVTTTGFASDDYSLWGTFAVGIFFFLTFVGGCTGSTSGAIKIFRFQILLLVARRQLRSLYAPHAVVRMTYNGRPVPEDVPQSVLAFLAFFGLAFACVTLALTALGLDLVTAISGAAQAISNVGPGLGDIIGPSGNFSGLGDAEKMVLSGAMILGRLELFTLLVLLDSGFWRW
- a CDS encoding ABC-type transport auxiliary lipoprotein family protein, producing MTLAPRIDRTRRTLVQGTGGLALTLALPILSGCAGLVGPRGEPPQLYRLTPKSTFRKDLPQVSWALLIDRPTSGAGIDVPRIALMRSPVTLEYYAKAAWTDRATRMVQGLISESFENTNAIGAVGPEALGLRADFLLKTELREFQVEYFDGGVPIAHVRINAKLVRALDRRILQGRLFGAKVAAAEDKIGAIIEAYDEALNQVLKELVIWTLETGNAEQQQG